DNA sequence from the Geminocystis sp. M7585_C2015_104 genome:
AAGGAAAAGAAAAAGTCGTCGCCGCCTGGAAGGACGTAAGATCCTGGAGTTAGTGCCCCACTACTATATAGAAAGCGGAGAAGACAAGCCTGTTACTGCCGCCCGTAAATACATCCGCGCCAATCAGATTCAACCTCCGGCTGTGGTAGTAGTTAAACGCAACGAACACACTACCGACCGGTTTTTCTGGGCTGAAAAGGGGCTGTTTGGCGCTCAATATGTGGAAGAAAACCACTTCCTCTTCCCCAGTCTGAGAATGATTAGGCCACAGGTAAAGGCTAGTGCCGCTAGTGCTTCTGCTGCTACGACTGCCACTGTAACTGCTGTCAACACTAGCACCTCTGTCTTGTCTTCTAGTTGCT
Encoded proteins:
- a CDS encoding DUF3155 domain-containing protein, whose protein sequence is MARKRKRKSRRRLEGRKILELVPHYYIESGEDKPVTAARKYIRANQIQPPAVVVVKRNEHTTDRFFWAEKGLFGAQYVEENHFLFPSLRMIRPQVKASAASASAATTATVTAVNTSTSVLSSSC